A region from the Streptomyces tsukubensis genome encodes:
- a CDS encoding PucR family transcriptional regulator, with amino-acid sequence MPEPGSNDAHSHSATLKRLEQSSGRLAANAIARMDETLPWYRAMPPENRSWIGLVAQAGIAAFTEWFRHPETPQAISTDVFGTAPRELTRAITLRQTVEMVRTTIEVMETAIDEVAAPGDEAVLREALLVYAREIAFATAQVYAQAAEARGAWDARLESLVVNAVLSGEADEGAVSRAAALGWNAPEHVCVVLGTAPDGDSELTVEAIRRAARHAKLQVLTGVLGDRLVVIAGGSDSPLAVAKALIGPYAAGPVVAGPVVPDLLAATRSAQASAAGLKACSAWQDAPRPVLADDLLPERAIAGDPAAREQLVEEIYRPLEEAGSALLETLSVYLEQASSLEGAARMLFVHPNTVRYRLRRVTDVTGWSPSDVRSAFTLRIALILGRLADGDQQA; translated from the coding sequence GTGCCCGAACCTGGATCGAACGACGCCCACTCCCACTCCGCGACCCTGAAGCGACTGGAGCAGTCCTCCGGGCGGCTCGCGGCCAACGCCATCGCGCGGATGGACGAGACCCTGCCGTGGTACCGGGCGATGCCCCCGGAGAACCGGTCGTGGATCGGTCTGGTCGCCCAGGCCGGTATCGCGGCGTTCACCGAGTGGTTCCGGCACCCCGAAACGCCGCAGGCCATCTCGACGGACGTGTTCGGGACCGCTCCCCGGGAGCTGACCCGGGCGATCACGCTGCGGCAGACCGTGGAGATGGTGCGGACCACGATCGAAGTGATGGAGACCGCGATCGACGAGGTCGCGGCCCCCGGAGACGAGGCGGTGCTCCGTGAGGCGCTGCTGGTGTACGCCAGGGAGATCGCGTTCGCGACGGCCCAGGTGTACGCGCAGGCGGCGGAGGCCCGGGGCGCCTGGGACGCCCGGCTGGAGTCGCTGGTGGTGAACGCGGTCCTGTCGGGCGAGGCCGACGAGGGCGCGGTGTCCCGGGCGGCGGCCCTGGGCTGGAACGCCCCGGAGCATGTGTGCGTAGTGCTGGGCACCGCGCCGGACGGGGACAGCGAGCTGACGGTGGAGGCGATCAGGCGGGCCGCCCGGCATGCCAAGCTCCAGGTGCTGACGGGGGTGCTGGGCGACCGTCTGGTGGTGATCGCGGGCGGCAGCGACAGCCCGCTGGCCGTGGCGAAGGCGCTGATCGGACCGTATGCGGCGGGTCCCGTGGTGGCCGGCCCCGTGGTGCCGGACCTGCTGGCGGCGACCCGCTCGGCGCAGGCGTCCGCCGCGGGCCTGAAGGCGTGTTCCGCCTGGCAGGACGCCCCGCGTCCGGTGCTGGCAGACGATCTCCTGCCGGAGCGGGCGATCGCCGGGGATCCGGCGGCCCGGGAACAGCTGGTGGAGGAGATCTACAGACCGCTGGAGGAGGCCGGCTCCGCGCTGCTGGAGACCCTCAGTGTCTATCTGGAGCAGGCCAGCAGTCTGGAAGGCGCCGCACGGATGCTCTTTGTGCATCCCAACACCGTGCGCTACCGGCTGCGACGTGTGACCGATGTCACCGGATGGTCACCCTCCGACGTCCGTTCGGCGTTCACGCTGCGAATCGCCCTCATTCTCGGACGCTTGGCCGATGGAGATCAGCAAGCCTAG
- a CDS encoding nuclear transport factor 2 family protein: MSTTDVIRAYLDIWNERDAAARRELMKSVFTEDSVYTDPNNAGLRGHAELSEVIDRAREGFGDLEFTLDTVVGAHHDRALFTWKLGTATTGYDVVEFTGGRIRSVVGFFA; this comes from the coding sequence GTGAGCACCACCGATGTGATCCGCGCCTACCTCGACATCTGGAACGAGCGGGACGCCGCCGCTCGAAGGGAGCTGATGAAGTCCGTCTTCACCGAGGACTCGGTCTACACCGACCCCAACAACGCGGGCCTGCGCGGGCACGCCGAACTGTCCGAGGTGATCGACCGGGCCCGGGAGGGTTTCGGTGATCTGGAGTTCACCCTCGACACCGTGGTCGGCGCCCACCACGACCGTGCGCTGTTCACCTGGAAACTCGGCACCGCCACCACCGGTTACGACGTCGTCGAGTTCACCGGGGGCCGTATTCGCAGCGTCGTCGGGTTCTTCGCCTGA
- a CDS encoding alpha/beta hydrolase, giving the protein MRRSGRLRRRLLAVVLVAVSVAGTAGWVSGNAQQPVVGPPPGTAAWNADRVLGRALPDPASAEPREVAAFFEGLGPQARQGLVERHPLVVGNLDGAPVETRYAANARAVRGTAYERLARDGRRILAFDPRGRGQVAEVYGDLGRARHIAVLVPGSDIDAGNFDRAGRGHRGPSGMAAALHGAAGGTTAVIVWTGYTTPVGVGADAATGRLAEAGAPRLARFTRGLTAAGAARPSLFCHSYGSVVCGLAADRADASDLVAFGSPGMRADSVRELRTSARVWAAKDPDDWISRVPHVRLFGLGHGEDPTSAAFGARRVPVEDARGHDGYFAPGTDSLRAFAAIARGEAR; this is encoded by the coding sequence ATGCGCCGGTCCGGAAGGCTCAGGAGGAGGCTGCTCGCCGTCGTACTCGTCGCGGTCTCGGTCGCGGGGACGGCGGGGTGGGTGTCGGGGAACGCCCAGCAGCCGGTGGTCGGGCCGCCGCCCGGCACCGCCGCATGGAACGCCGACCGGGTACTGGGCCGGGCGCTGCCCGATCCGGCGAGCGCCGAACCCCGGGAGGTCGCCGCCTTCTTCGAGGGGCTCGGGCCGCAGGCGCGGCAGGGGCTGGTGGAGCGGCATCCGCTCGTCGTCGGCAATCTCGACGGCGCTCCGGTGGAGACCCGGTACGCGGCCAACGCCCGGGCCGTGCGCGGGACGGCGTACGAGCGGCTGGCCCGGGACGGGCGGCGGATCCTCGCCTTCGACCCGCGCGGACGCGGACAGGTCGCCGAGGTGTACGGGGACCTGGGGCGGGCCCGGCACATCGCCGTGCTCGTGCCGGGGTCGGACATCGACGCGGGCAACTTCGACCGGGCGGGCCGGGGACACCGCGGCCCCTCGGGCATGGCGGCGGCGCTGCACGGGGCCGCGGGCGGCACCACGGCCGTGATCGTCTGGACCGGCTACACCACCCCCGTCGGCGTCGGAGCCGACGCGGCCACCGGCCGGCTCGCCGAGGCCGGGGCACCGCGGCTGGCCCGCTTCACCCGGGGACTGACCGCGGCCGGCGCCGCCCGTCCCAGCCTGTTCTGCCACAGCTACGGCTCCGTGGTCTGCGGTCTGGCCGCCGACCGGGCCGACGCCTCCGACCTGGTCGCCTTCGGCTCCCCCGGGATGCGCGCGGACTCCGTACGAGAGCTGCGGACCAGCGCCCGGGTATGGGCCGCCAAGGACCCCGACGACTGGATCTCCCGGGTGCCCCATGTCCGCCTCTTCGGGCTCGGCCACGGCGAGGACCCCACCTCCGCCGCCTTCGGTGCCCGCCGGGTGCCGGTCGAGGACGCACGCGGCCACGACGGCTACTTCGCGCCCGGTACCGATTCCCTCCGCGCCTTCGCCGCCATCGCCCGGGGAGAGGCCCGATGA
- a CDS encoding pirin family protein: protein MIDVRRAAQRYPGGEPGTGIETAHAFSFGPHYDPGNLRFATLIACNEERLAPGAGFTEHPHSHTEIVTWVARGELTHEDSAGHTTVVRPGDVQWLSAGDGVRHIERNAGPEPLVFVQMWLLPLEPGGTPAYDVVRGLADESPCPLPRAGAALHVRRPGPGERAGVPDASAAYLHVVHGTVTLGDETLQPGDSARLTETRGLTLTAGPDAAAEILIWEFPTMAG from the coding sequence GTGATCGACGTACGCCGCGCCGCACAGCGCTATCCGGGCGGGGAGCCCGGCACCGGCATCGAGACGGCGCACGCCTTCTCCTTCGGACCGCACTACGACCCCGGGAACCTCCGCTTCGCCACCCTCATCGCCTGCAACGAGGAGCGGCTCGCCCCCGGCGCCGGGTTCACCGAGCATCCGCACAGCCATACGGAGATCGTCACCTGGGTCGCGCGGGGCGAGCTGACGCACGAGGACTCCGCCGGGCACACCACGGTGGTCCGTCCCGGCGACGTGCAGTGGCTGAGCGCCGGCGACGGGGTCCGCCACATCGAACGCAACGCCGGTCCCGAGCCGCTGGTCTTCGTCCAGATGTGGCTGCTGCCGCTGGAGCCGGGCGGGACACCCGCGTACGACGTGGTCCGCGGCCTCGCCGACGAGTCGCCGTGCCCGCTGCCCCGCGCGGGCGCCGCACTCCACGTCCGCCGCCCGGGCCCGGGGGAGCGCGCCGGGGTCCCCGATGCCTCGGCCGCGTACCTCCACGTCGTCCACGGCACGGTGACGCTCGGGGACGAGACCCTTCAGCCGGGGGACTCGGCCCGTCTGACTGAGACGCGAGGCCTGACACTGACGGCGGGCCCGGACGCGGCGGCGGAGATCCTGATCTGGGAATTCCCCACGATGGCGGGCTGA
- a CDS encoding serine hydrolase domain-containing protein → MQSLATTETWPVPTAAAAVVRADGTVAGRYGPTGHRFPLASVTKPLAAYAVLVAYEEGAVELDEPAGPPGATVRHLLAHTSGLAFDEHRISADPGTRRIYSNTGFDVLADHVAKATDIPFPEYLRQAVLEPLGMTSTALEGSAAKDAVSTVDDLVRFAAEVQAPRLLDARTVLDAMTVAWPGLAGLLPGYGRQTPNDWGLGFEIRDGKAPHWTGAASSPRTFGHFGQSGTFLWIDPDAGAACVALTDRPFGAWAVEAWPRFTDAVLADLRA, encoded by the coding sequence ATGCAGAGCCTGGCGACGACCGAGACATGGCCCGTACCCACCGCCGCTGCCGCCGTGGTGCGTGCGGACGGGACGGTGGCCGGACGGTACGGCCCCACGGGGCACCGTTTCCCGCTGGCCTCGGTGACCAAGCCGCTGGCCGCGTACGCGGTGCTGGTGGCGTACGAGGAGGGCGCGGTCGAGCTGGACGAACCCGCCGGGCCGCCCGGGGCGACCGTCCGCCATCTGCTGGCGCACACCTCGGGGCTGGCCTTCGACGAGCACCGGATCAGCGCCGATCCGGGCACCCGCCGTATCTACTCGAACACCGGTTTCGACGTCCTCGCCGACCATGTCGCCAAGGCGACGGACATCCCGTTCCCCGAGTATCTGCGGCAGGCGGTGCTCGAACCGCTGGGCATGACGTCGACGGCGCTGGAGGGCTCGGCGGCGAAGGACGCGGTGTCCACGGTGGACGATCTGGTGCGCTTCGCGGCGGAGGTGCAGGCGCCGCGGCTGCTGGACGCGCGGACGGTACTGGACGCGATGACGGTCGCCTGGCCGGGGCTCGCGGGACTGCTGCCCGGGTACGGACGGCAGACGCCGAACGACTGGGGGCTGGGTTTCGAGATCCGGGACGGCAAGGCGCCGCACTGGACGGGCGCCGCGTCGTCGCCGCGGACCTTCGGGCACTTCGGCCAGTCGGGCACGTTCCTGTGGATCGACCCGGACGCGGGCGCGGCGTGCGTGGCACTGACGGACCGGCCGTTCGGCGCCTGGGCGGTCGAGGCGTGGCCGCGGTTCACCGACGCGGTCCTGGCGGACCTGCGCGCCTGA
- a CDS encoding response regulator has translation MTIRVIIVDDQAMVRAGFAALLSAQADIDVVGEAPDGRAGVDVARSVHPDVVLMDVRMPEMDGLAAARAILNPPVGGMHVPKVLMLTTFDVDDYVYEALRAGASGFLLKDAPPADLISAVRVVAAGEALLAPSVTRRLIADFAAQRPAPRRDPSLRLKALTPRETEVLELIARGLSNQEIASRLVVAEQTVKTHIGRVLAKLDLRDRAQAVIFAYESGLVRPGGV, from the coding sequence GTGACCATCCGGGTGATCATCGTCGACGACCAGGCCATGGTGCGGGCGGGTTTCGCGGCGCTGCTGTCCGCACAGGCCGATATCGACGTCGTCGGGGAGGCACCGGACGGCCGGGCGGGGGTGGACGTGGCCCGCTCCGTCCACCCCGATGTGGTCCTCATGGACGTCCGGATGCCGGAGATGGACGGTCTGGCGGCGGCCCGGGCGATTCTCAACCCGCCGGTGGGCGGGATGCATGTGCCGAAGGTACTGATGCTGACCACCTTCGACGTGGACGACTATGTGTACGAGGCGCTGCGCGCCGGGGCGTCGGGCTTCCTCCTCAAGGACGCGCCCCCGGCGGACCTGATCTCCGCGGTCCGGGTGGTCGCGGCGGGCGAGGCACTGCTGGCGCCGTCGGTGACCCGCCGGCTGATCGCCGACTTCGCGGCCCAGCGGCCCGCGCCCCGCCGGGACCCCTCGCTCCGGCTGAAGGCGCTGACGCCGCGCGAGACGGAGGTGCTGGAGCTGATCGCGCGGGGACTGTCCAACCAGGAGATCGCGAGCCGGCTCGTCGTCGCCGAGCAGACGGTGAAGACCCATATCGGCCGGGTCCTGGCCAAACTGGACCTGCGCGACCGGGCCCAGGCGGTGATCTTCGCCTACGAGTCGGGGCTGGTACGCCCTGGCGGCGTCTAG
- a CDS encoding TetR/AcrR family transcriptional regulator has protein sequence MSDHTTSRRDRLRAQTSAEIKAISMKLMADGGPNAISLRAIAREMGMTAGAIYSYFATRDDLITTLIGDVYTSAVDAAEAARDAVPESDPGGRILAWAEAMRDWALANPQGFRLIYGDPVPGYRPPADGPGHQAELRACNGLVGLVAAARPTVLARRSEDRAYHWDDFDPDLVAHVREDFPDLPPAGLAMTLSVWGRMHGLMALEIYGHLRTFIHDPATVYRDEMRDFTASLGLGPGS, from the coding sequence GTGAGCGACCACACCACGAGCCGCCGCGACCGGCTGCGCGCCCAGACCAGCGCCGAGATCAAGGCGATCTCGATGAAACTCATGGCGGACGGCGGCCCGAACGCGATCTCCCTGCGCGCCATTGCCCGTGAGATGGGCATGACGGCCGGCGCGATCTACAGCTACTTCGCCACCCGCGACGACCTGATCACCACGCTCATCGGTGACGTCTACACCTCGGCGGTCGACGCCGCCGAGGCCGCCCGTGACGCGGTGCCGGAAAGCGATCCGGGCGGCCGGATCCTGGCCTGGGCCGAAGCCATGCGCGACTGGGCGCTGGCCAACCCGCAGGGCTTCCGGCTGATCTACGGTGACCCGGTGCCCGGCTATCGCCCGCCCGCCGACGGCCCCGGCCACCAAGCCGAACTGCGCGCCTGCAACGGACTGGTCGGCCTTGTCGCCGCAGCCCGGCCGACGGTCCTGGCACGCCGGTCCGAGGACCGTGCCTACCACTGGGACGACTTCGACCCGGACCTGGTGGCCCATGTCCGGGAGGACTTTCCGGATCTGCCACCGGCAGGCCTCGCGATGACGCTGAGCGTGTGGGGCCGTATGCACGGGCTCATGGCCCTGGAGATCTACGGCCATCTGCGCACCTTCATCCACGACCCGGCCACCGTCTACCGCGACGAGATGCGCGACTTCACCGCTTCTCTCGGCCTCGGCCCCGGATCGTGA
- a CDS encoding MerR family transcriptional regulator — MTTLTESGPGDTAVDLCKPHPGHPRPDGQDRYTIGEVAAWVGMSAHTLRWYERIGLMPHVDRSHTGQRRFTNRDLDWLAFVGKLRLTGMPVASMVRYAELVRLGEDTVDERAELLERTRRDVRSRIAELQETLALLDHKIELYGRTDPS; from the coding sequence ATGACGACGCTGACCGAGAGCGGCCCCGGTGACACGGCCGTCGACCTGTGCAAGCCGCACCCCGGCCACCCCCGCCCCGACGGGCAGGACCGCTACACCATCGGCGAGGTCGCCGCCTGGGTCGGGATGTCCGCGCACACCCTGCGCTGGTACGAGCGCATCGGGCTGATGCCGCACGTCGACCGCTCCCATACCGGCCAGCGCCGTTTCACCAACCGGGACCTCGACTGGCTGGCCTTCGTCGGCAAGCTGCGGCTGACCGGGATGCCGGTCGCCTCCATGGTCCGCTACGCCGAGCTGGTACGGCTCGGGGAGGACACCGTCGACGAACGTGCCGAGCTGCTGGAGCGCACCCGCCGCGACGTCCGCTCGCGGATCGCCGAACTCCAGGAGACCCTCGCGCTCCTGGACCACAAGATCGAACTGTACGGAAGGACCGACCCGTCATGA
- a CDS encoding NAD(P)-dependent oxidoreductase yields MSTPSTPSVPSASRTPVTVVGLGLMGHALAAAFLANGHPTTVWNRSAAKADDLVADGATLAESVRSAVEASPLVVVCVSDYDTVYELLDPVGSSLAGRTLLNLTTSSSTQAREAARWAAEFDSTYLDGAILALPQAIGTAEATLLYSGSKAAFEVHQATLQALGEAGTVYLDEDHGLSALYDMSILGIMWGALNGFLQGAALLGTANVKATTFAPLARTAINVTADYVSAYARQIDDGDYPATDATVAVHRGGMEHLLHESEALGVSTELPNLFLNLAERAAADGHAENSYAALITQFRKRSA; encoded by the coding sequence ATGTCCACCCCTTCCACCCCTTCCGTCCCTTCCGCCTCGCGAACGCCGGTCACCGTGGTCGGCCTGGGACTGATGGGCCACGCGCTGGCCGCGGCCTTCCTGGCGAACGGTCACCCGACCACCGTCTGGAACCGCTCGGCAGCCAAGGCCGACGATCTCGTCGCCGACGGCGCCACCCTGGCCGAATCGGTCAGGAGCGCGGTCGAGGCGAGCCCGCTCGTCGTCGTCTGCGTCTCGGACTACGACACCGTGTACGAGTTGCTGGACCCGGTCGGCTCCTCACTGGCCGGCCGTACCCTTCTCAACCTGACCACCTCCAGTTCCACCCAGGCACGCGAAGCCGCCCGGTGGGCGGCCGAGTTCGACAGCACGTACCTCGACGGGGCGATCCTCGCCCTTCCCCAGGCCATCGGCACCGCCGAAGCCACGCTGCTGTACTCCGGCTCGAAGGCCGCCTTCGAGGTGCACCAAGCCACCCTGCAGGCACTCGGTGAGGCCGGAACCGTCTACCTCGACGAGGACCACGGCCTGTCCGCCCTGTACGACATGTCCATCCTGGGCATCATGTGGGGTGCCCTGAACGGCTTCCTGCAGGGTGCCGCGCTGCTGGGCACCGCGAACGTCAAGGCGACGACTTTCGCGCCCTTGGCCAGGACCGCGATCAATGTGACGGCCGACTATGTCTCGGCGTACGCGCGGCAGATAGACGACGGCGACTATCCGGCCACCGATGCCACTGTTGCCGTCCACAGGGGCGGGATGGAGCATCTGCTCCACGAGAGCGAGGCGCTCGGCGTCAGCACCGAGCTGCCGAATCTCTTCCTGAACCTGGCCGAGCGCGCGGCCGCCGACGGCCACGCAGAGAACAGCTACGCGGCGCTGATCACCCAGTTCCGCAAGCGCTCTGCCTGA
- a CDS encoding acyltransferase family protein translates to MTGADRAARTAPERTSRFTAFAAFAARVDRRTPADRDRAVDGLRAVALLAVPLGHWLLGGLERGDDGALRNASPLSAFGFFAPVSWVLQLLGIFFLVGGYASVRSYHRRTGTTTAWLRGRVARLGRPVLGVAAVWAVLIPVLSLLGVPGTTLRTGSTLVVQPLWFVGVYTVVTALTPYCVRVSRALGCWAAAPLLLSVAAVDLLRYGPWADAVPSWLGLLTILPGWLFGYQLGVSWGEGRIDRARARVLLFGGAALFAVLLLFFGYPASMVGVPGEARTNSHPPSLLVLALAAAQSGAAILLRERIGRWLARPKLWAPVVVVNLSAMTILCWHQTAMLAAAVPGSYAGEQAGLTTAPDTVGWVLARIAWLPLFAVLLVLIGRYARVFEAPWHTGTRASAALRALAGLLAAGFAVFALGPG, encoded by the coding sequence ATGACCGGCGCCGACCGTGCTGCCCGTACGGCCCCGGAGCGGACGAGCCGGTTCACCGCGTTCGCCGCGTTCGCCGCGCGCGTCGACCGCCGTACCCCGGCCGACCGGGACCGGGCGGTGGACGGACTGCGCGCCGTCGCTCTGCTCGCCGTACCGCTCGGCCACTGGCTGCTCGGCGGCCTCGAACGCGGCGACGACGGCGCGCTGCGCAACGCCAGCCCGCTCTCCGCGTTCGGCTTCTTCGCGCCGGTGAGCTGGGTGCTCCAGCTGCTGGGCATCTTCTTCCTGGTCGGTGGCTACGCCTCCGTACGCTCCTATCACCGCCGTACCGGCACCACCACCGCCTGGCTGCGGGGACGGGTGGCCCGGCTGGGGCGGCCGGTCCTCGGTGTCGCCGCCGTCTGGGCCGTACTGATCCCCGTCCTGTCCCTGCTCGGTGTCCCGGGGACGACGCTGCGCACCGGGTCGACCCTGGTGGTCCAGCCGCTGTGGTTCGTCGGCGTCTACACCGTGGTGACCGCCCTGACCCCGTACTGCGTCCGGGTCTCCCGGGCCCTGGGCTGCTGGGCCGCCGCCCCGCTGCTGCTGTCCGTCGCAGCGGTGGATCTGCTGCGGTACGGGCCCTGGGCGGACGCCGTGCCGTCGTGGCTCGGGCTGCTCACGATCCTGCCGGGCTGGCTGTTCGGCTATCAGCTCGGGGTGAGCTGGGGCGAGGGGCGGATCGACCGGGCCCGGGCCCGGGTGCTGCTGTTCGGCGGCGCCGCGCTCTTCGCCGTACTGCTGCTGTTCTTCGGCTATCCGGCGTCGATGGTCGGCGTTCCGGGCGAGGCCAGGACCAATTCGCATCCGCCGTCGCTGCTGGTGCTCGCGCTGGCCGCGGCCCAGAGCGGGGCGGCGATCCTGCTGCGGGAGCGGATCGGGCGGTGGCTGGCCCGGCCGAAGCTCTGGGCCCCGGTCGTGGTGGTCAATCTGTCGGCGATGACGATCCTGTGCTGGCACCAGACGGCGATGCTGGCGGCCGCGGTGCCGGGCTCGTACGCCGGTGAGCAGGCCGGTCTGACCACCGCGCCCGACACCGTCGGCTGGGTGCTGGCCCGGATCGCCTGGCTGCCGCTGTTCGCCGTGCTGCTGGTGCTCATCGGGCGGTACGCGCGGGTCTTCGAGGCGCCGTGGCACACCGGCACCCGGGCCTCGGCCGCGCTCCGGGCGCTGGCCGGGCTGCTGGCGGCGGGATTCGCGGTCTTCGCGCTGGGGCCGGGATGA
- a CDS encoding sensor histidine kinase, producing the protein MTPSSPQSPLWPTARAQARLVLRALRTPSHPATPLLGDSPRRWLRYLPYLVVTAAVAALLPVTVNVLTTAYGLNADAAWPLAVAQTAPLLMAPTRPLQAWWLVFTADVIGAASLTGADTVGSPWPWPPPVVVGYLILMAFLGLRESRPALIGVWLTTGIAGFACELLRSELSDGVWVLLFILTGVVLVATGALRERGDAQRKLAAQESISEAERAQRTLLEERTRIARELHDVVAHHMSVITVQADSAPYRIPGLPEQAREEFGTIAASARESLTEMRRLLSVLRSADTGGELAPQPGITRVQQLVEATVRAGVPAELSLSVDPAQVPQAVDLSAYRIVQEALANVVRHAPGAVTRVSVVSDGTDLTVVVVNGPAGSRAEPLEQAGTGHGLVGMRERVRLTGGTLDTGPLPDGGFRVAARLPLTAPGTAEETA; encoded by the coding sequence CGTCCCACCCGGCCACCCCGCTGCTCGGCGATTCCCCCCGGCGCTGGCTGCGCTACCTGCCGTACCTCGTGGTCACGGCCGCGGTCGCCGCACTGCTCCCGGTCACCGTGAACGTACTGACCACGGCCTACGGGCTCAACGCCGACGCGGCCTGGCCGCTGGCCGTCGCCCAGACGGCACCGCTGCTGATGGCACCGACCCGGCCGTTGCAGGCCTGGTGGCTGGTTTTCACCGCGGACGTGATCGGTGCGGCGTCCCTCACCGGAGCGGACACCGTGGGCAGCCCGTGGCCCTGGCCCCCGCCGGTGGTCGTCGGCTATCTGATCCTGATGGCCTTCCTCGGCCTGCGGGAGTCCCGCCCGGCCCTGATCGGGGTCTGGCTGACGACCGGAATCGCCGGGTTCGCCTGCGAGCTGCTGCGCTCGGAACTCAGCGACGGCGTCTGGGTGCTGCTGTTCATCCTCACCGGAGTGGTGCTCGTGGCCACCGGCGCACTGCGCGAACGCGGCGACGCCCAGCGGAAACTGGCCGCGCAGGAGAGCATCAGCGAGGCCGAGCGGGCCCAGCGCACCCTGCTGGAGGAACGGACCCGGATCGCCCGGGAGCTGCACGACGTGGTCGCCCACCATATGTCCGTGATCACCGTGCAGGCCGACTCCGCGCCGTACCGGATCCCGGGGCTGCCGGAGCAGGCGCGCGAGGAGTTCGGGACGATCGCGGCGAGCGCCCGGGAGTCCCTGACCGAGATGCGGCGGCTGCTGTCGGTGCTGCGCAGCGCGGACACCGGGGGCGAGCTGGCGCCGCAGCCGGGGATCACCCGGGTGCAGCAGCTGGTGGAGGCGACGGTACGGGCGGGGGTGCCCGCGGAGCTGTCGCTGAGCGTCGACCCGGCGCAGGTGCCGCAGGCGGTGGATCTGTCGGCGTACCGGATCGTGCAGGAGGCGCTGGCGAACGTGGTGCGGCATGCGCCGGGTGCGGTGACCCGGGTGTCGGTGGTGTCGGACGGCACGGATCTGACGGTCGTGGTCGTCAACGGGCCCGCCGGATCCCGGGCGGAGCCGCTGGAACAAGCGGGTACGGGCCATGGGCTGGTCGGTATGCGGGAGCGCGTACGGTTGACGGGCGGCACGCTGGACACCGGTCCGCTGCCGGACGGTGGCTTCCGGGTGGCCGCGCGTCTGCCGCTGACCGCGCCCGGGACGGCGGAGGAAACCGCGTGA
- a CDS encoding aldo/keto reductase, with product MNAVPSPDTTPIARTRLGADGPLVGVQGLGCMGMSEFYGDTDETAARAALDAALAAGVTLFDTADAYGRGANERFLAPFVRAHRDEITLATKFAIVRTDDDDYRGISNDPAYIRQAIDASLDRLGVDHVDLYYMHRRDPAVPLADSVGALAELVTAGKIRHIGLSEVTGPELREAHAVHPITALQSEWSLFSRDVERTAVPAAAELGIALVPYSPLGRGFLTGAFTDASADLPAQDFRAHQPRFTGDNARTNAALLAPVRAIAEARGATPGQIALAWVQQRAEVHGLPVVPIPGTRRPERVRENTAATFLHLTAEELALLEPIAGQVAGDRYQDMSSTSAARE from the coding sequence ATGAACGCCGTACCGTCCCCCGACACCACCCCGATCGCCCGCACCCGGTTGGGCGCCGACGGCCCCCTCGTCGGCGTCCAGGGGCTGGGCTGCATGGGTATGAGCGAGTTCTACGGCGACACCGACGAGACCGCCGCCCGCGCCGCCCTGGACGCGGCCCTGGCGGCCGGGGTCACCCTCTTCGACACCGCCGACGCCTACGGGCGCGGTGCCAACGAGCGCTTCCTCGCCCCCTTCGTCCGCGCCCACCGCGACGAGATCACCCTGGCGACGAAGTTCGCCATCGTCCGCACGGACGACGACGACTACCGGGGGATCTCCAACGACCCCGCCTATATCCGGCAGGCCATCGACGCCAGCCTCGACCGGCTCGGCGTCGACCATGTGGACCTCTACTACATGCACCGCCGCGATCCGGCCGTACCGCTCGCGGACTCCGTCGGCGCGCTCGCCGAACTGGTCACCGCCGGAAAGATCCGCCATATCGGTCTCAGCGAGGTGACGGGCCCTGAACTGCGCGAGGCGCACGCCGTGCACCCCATCACCGCGCTCCAGTCGGAGTGGTCGCTGTTCAGCCGGGACGTGGAGCGTACGGCCGTACCGGCCGCGGCCGAACTGGGCATTGCCCTCGTCCCGTACTCGCCGCTCGGTCGGGGCTTCCTCACCGGCGCCTTCACCGATGCCTCGGCCGATCTGCCCGCCCAGGACTTCCGCGCCCACCAGCCCCGCTTCACCGGCGACAACGCCCGCACGAACGCGGCCCTGCTGGCGCCGGTGCGGGCGATCGCCGAAGCCCGCGGGGCGACCCCGGGCCAGATCGCGCTGGCGTGGGTGCAGCAGCGGGCCGAGGTGCACGGGCTGCCGGTGGTGCCGATCCCCGGCACTCGGCGCCCGGAGCGGGTCCGCGAGAACACGGCGGCGACGTTTCTGCACCTGACGGCGGAGGAGCTGGCGCTGCTGGAGCCGATCGCCGGGCAGGTGGCGGGCGACCGCTACCAGGACATGTCGTCCACGTCGGCGGCGCGGGAGTAG